A stretch of Sulfurimonas autotrophica DSM 16294 DNA encodes these proteins:
- the secF gene encoding protein translocase subunit SecF — protein MEFFKYSRTFDFMSKSKLAMLFSTILVLASYAILATKGLNYGIDFAGGTVVQVKYDTKAPIKAMREKLKANKLFDGASISEFGSPDEVVIRMKTTTGNVTQDIGDVTREVLKGTGAFEVRRVDIVGPKVGSELKEKGIMSLVLAILSILIYVAFRFEWRFAVASIVALVHDVSIAMGAVALFAIDVNLDVLAAILTLLGYSLNDTIIVFDRIREGITKSKKANLTEIINESITRTLARTTLTSLTTFFVVFTLFMFGGEIIHAFAFTLLVGIIVGTYSSIFVASPILIFFGFDVKGYHTKLAEKAKREAEKNRMREQFESGVM, from the coding sequence ATGGAATTTTTTAAATATAGTCGTACCTTTGATTTTATGAGTAAATCAAAACTGGCAATGCTTTTTTCTACTATTTTGGTTTTGGCTTCATATGCGATTTTAGCGACAAAAGGGCTTAATTACGGCATTGATTTTGCCGGAGGAACTGTTGTACAAGTAAAATATGATACAAAAGCACCGATAAAAGCAATGCGCGAGAAACTAAAAGCAAACAAGCTTTTTGACGGAGCTTCTATCAGTGAATTCGGTTCGCCTGATGAGGTTGTTATTCGTATGAAAACAACAACAGGAAATGTAACACAGGATATTGGTGATGTTACACGCGAAGTACTTAAAGGCACCGGTGCTTTTGAGGTGCGTCGTGTAGATATTGTCGGACCAAAAGTCGGTTCAGAACTTAAAGAAAAAGGCATTATGTCTTTAGTGCTGGCGATTCTGTCTATTTTAATTTACGTTGCCTTTCGATTTGAGTGGCGCTTTGCTGTAGCTTCGATTGTAGCTTTAGTGCATGATGTATCCATAGCAATGGGCGCGGTCGCACTTTTTGCCATAGATGTTAATCTTGATGTATTGGCTGCGATTTTAACACTTTTAGGGTATTCGCTTAATGATACAATTATTGTCTTTGACCGTATTCGCGAGGGAATAACAAAATCCAAAAAAGCGAATCTGACAGAGATTATTAATGAGTCTATCACAAGAACACTTGCCCGTACGACATTAACATCGCTCACAACATTTTTTGTGGTATTTACGTTGTTTATGTTCGGCGGCGAGATTATCCATGCCTTTGCATTTACACTTTTAGTGGGTATAATCGTAGGTACATATTCATCAATTTTTGTGGCTTCACCAATACTTATTTTCTTTGGTTTTGATGTAAAAGGCTACCATACAAAATTAGCAGAAAAAGCAAAAAGAGAAGCAGAAAAAAACAGAATGCGAGAACAGTTTGAATCGGGCGTAATGTAG
- a CDS encoding DUF6394 family protein: MDWGKVVYVFFSLMSLTSIAGFLYENTAISLFIAASVNLVSTILKIGVRNLLSAELLASSLVADLHLIPAFVFLVIVQDDSWAMALAIGALIANLFSMGLVYIESSKTHEEY; the protein is encoded by the coding sequence ATGGATTGGGGTAAGGTTGTTTATGTTTTCTTTTCACTAATGAGTCTAACATCAATAGCAGGATTTTTATATGAAAATACTGCTATTTCATTGTTTATAGCAGCAAGTGTCAATCTGGTTTCAACAATTTTAAAAATAGGCGTGCGAAATTTACTTTCAGCCGAACTGTTAGCATCCTCTTTAGTCGCTGATTTACACCTTATTCCGGCATTCGTATTTTTGGTTATTGTACAAGATGATTCTTGGGCAATGGCTTTGGCTATCGGTGCATTGATTGCAAATCTATTTTCAATGGGACTTGTCTACATTGAGAGTAGTAAAACACATGAAGAGTATTAA
- the leuS gene encoding leucine--tRNA ligase, whose protein sequence is MEYSAKNIEKKWQDYWKQNESFEPSEDFTKEKKYILSMFPFPSGRLHMGHVRNYSISDAFARYHRQQGKNVLHPIGFDSFGMPAENAAIKNGSHPKSWTYDNIDYMKNEFYSLGFSFSRKREFATSDELYTKFEQGFIIDMYNKGLLYREKGMLNWCPHDQTVLANEQVVDGCCWRCDTPIVKKDMNQYYFKITAYADELLEDLKKLENGWPKQVLTMQENWIGKSNGLAFDLYFDQESQEKLGHKFERFDVFTTRPDTIYGVSYTALAPEYEIVTYMIENKLLDDAVIKEIGAMKSASSIDRQKEKSGVALGLHVKHPLSGEEIPVWVANFVLMDYGSGAVMAVPAHDERDYDFAKKYDLPIKAVIKPFNGEHDFSRAAFTEVGELINSGDFSGMNAQKAQEHIIEMFEEKDLGKKTTNYKLKDWGVSRQRYWGAPIPFIHCDSCGLVMEKKENLPVALPEDVEITGEGNPLENHPTWKHCKCPQCGGDAVRETDTMDTFVESSWYFLRFCASPANWEKEAFSPEQIKYWMHPKGHEGVDHYIGGIEHAILHLLYARFFTKVFRDLGYVDFDEPFERLLTQGMVLKDGAKMSKSKGNTVDPDAIIEKYGADTARLFILFAAPPTQELEWNDSAVEGAYKFIKRFFERSTNVLTCNEKPQINHADLSKEEKFARKKVYEALKRAEDVYNERYTFNTMIAGVMEAMNALNAQSNADVWSEGYWILSSIMEPVIPHTCYEISEKYFNLNNLAPQEILEEVFVEESISLGVSVNGKKRGEIEVAADTDKDAIIAAAKENIAKWLEGKEIVKEIFVPKKLVNIVVKG, encoded by the coding sequence TTGGAATATAGTGCGAAAAATATAGAAAAAAAATGGCAGGATTATTGGAAGCAAAACGAAAGTTTTGAGCCGAGTGAAGATTTTACAAAAGAGAAAAAATATATACTTTCAATGTTTCCATTTCCAAGCGGACGCCTGCATATGGGACATGTGAGAAACTACTCTATTAGTGATGCTTTTGCGCGTTATCACAGACAGCAGGGGAAAAATGTGCTCCATCCAATCGGCTTTGACAGCTTTGGAATGCCTGCTGAAAATGCTGCTATAAAAAATGGCTCACATCCTAAAAGCTGGACATATGACAACATAGATTATATGAAAAACGAGTTTTATTCTCTGGGTTTCTCTTTTTCACGCAAACGGGAATTTGCCACAAGTGATGAGCTTTATACCAAGTTTGAACAAGGTTTTATTATTGACATGTACAATAAAGGTTTACTGTATCGTGAAAAAGGGATGCTCAACTGGTGTCCACATGACCAAACTGTACTTGCAAATGAACAGGTAGTGGATGGTTGCTGTTGGAGATGTGATACTCCGATAGTTAAAAAAGATATGAATCAGTATTATTTTAAAATTACTGCTTATGCAGATGAACTTTTAGAAGACTTGAAAAAGCTTGAAAATGGCTGGCCGAAACAGGTTTTAACTATGCAGGAAAACTGGATAGGAAAATCAAACGGGCTTGCATTTGATTTGTATTTTGACCAAGAGAGTCAAGAAAAACTTGGACATAAGTTCGAGCGTTTTGATGTTTTTACAACCAGACCTGACACTATTTACGGTGTAAGTTATACTGCTTTGGCACCTGAGTATGAAATCGTTACATATATGATAGAAAATAAATTGCTTGATGATGCGGTAATTAAAGAGATTGGTGCAATGAAAAGTGCTTCATCGATTGATAGACAAAAAGAAAAGTCAGGCGTTGCGCTTGGTTTACATGTAAAGCATCCATTAAGCGGAGAAGAGATTCCTGTCTGGGTAGCGAATTTTGTACTTATGGACTATGGAAGCGGTGCTGTTATGGCTGTTCCTGCACATGATGAGAGAGATTATGATTTTGCCAAAAAGTATGATTTGCCTATAAAAGCGGTAATAAAACCTTTTAACGGTGAACACGATTTTTCAAGAGCTGCATTTACTGAAGTAGGTGAACTTATTAATTCCGGTGATTTTAGCGGTATGAATGCACAAAAAGCCCAAGAGCATATTATTGAAATGTTTGAAGAAAAAGATCTTGGAAAAAAGACAACTAATTATAAATTAAAAGATTGGGGTGTAAGCCGTCAGCGATACTGGGGTGCACCGATTCCTTTTATTCATTGTGATTCATGTGGTCTTGTTATGGAGAAAAAAGAAAACTTGCCTGTTGCTTTGCCTGAAGATGTAGAAATTACGGGTGAGGGAAATCCTTTAGAAAATCATCCGACTTGGAAACACTGTAAATGTCCTCAGTGCGGCGGTGATGCAGTTCGTGAAACAGATACTATGGATACTTTTGTTGAATCTTCCTGGTATTTTTTACGCTTTTGTGCTTCTCCTGCAAACTGGGAAAAAGAGGCTTTTTCTCCTGAACAGATTAAGTACTGGATGCACCCTAAAGGGCATGAAGGTGTTGATCATTACATTGGTGGTATTGAGCATGCAATTTTACACCTTTTATATGCAAGATTTTTTACAAAAGTTTTTCGTGATTTAGGTTATGTTGACTTTGATGAACCTTTTGAGAGACTGTTGACACAGGGAATGGTACTCAAAGACGGTGCAAAAATGAGTAAATCAAAAGGCAATACGGTTGACCCTGATGCCATTATAGAAAAATACGGTGCAGATACGGCGCGTCTTTTTATTCTTTTTGCTGCACCGCCGACACAGGAACTTGAATGGAATGACAGTGCTGTTGAAGGTGCATATAAATTCATCAAAAGATTTTTTGAGAGAAGCACAAATGTGCTTACATGTAATGAAAAACCGCAGATAAATCATGCAGATTTGAGCAAAGAAGAAAAGTTTGCCCGCAAAAAAGTCTATGAAGCGCTCAAACGTGCCGAAGATGTCTATAATGAGCGATATACGTTCAATACCATGATCGCGGGTGTGATGGAAGCGATGAATGCACTTAATGCACAAAGCAATGCAGATGTATGGAGTGAGGGCTACTGGATACTCAGCTCTATAATGGAACCGGTTATTCCACATACATGTTATGAGATAAGTGAAAAATACTTTAATCTGAATAACCTGGCACCTCAAGAAATATTAGAAGAGGTCTTTGTTGAAGAGAGTATCTCTTTGGGTGTTTCAGTCAATGGTAAAAAAAGAGGCGAAATTGAAGTCGCGGCAGATACAGATAAAGATGCAATTATTGCTGCGGCAAAAGAGAATATTGCTAAATGGCTTGAGGGAAAAGAAATAGTCAAAGAAATCTTTGTTCCTAAAAAACTTGTCAATATTGTAGTAAAGGGTTGA
- the lptE gene encoding LPS assembly lipoprotein LptE encodes MKTYPHFLKLFSLLMLIISISACGYKPSSKYARSVVGEKINTHVTISAVDPQNTVLIKDAVDSAIVEVFHASLTDRAHADSHLSFSLNPPSYSAIQYNTDGYIIAYRATIILKIIRESKNIKKDYTAKGTYDFSVVPNAVITDQERFDAIKFSAIKAISSFVAQISAEGSRL; translated from the coding sequence ATGAAAACATATCCACACTTTTTGAAGTTATTCTCTTTGTTAATGCTTATAATCTCTATAAGTGCGTGTGGATATAAACCGAGTTCAAAATATGCCCGCAGTGTTGTCGGTGAGAAGATAAACACGCATGTAACTATTTCAGCAGTAGACCCGCAAAATACCGTTTTGATTAAAGATGCTGTAGACAGTGCTATTGTTGAAGTATTTCATGCTTCTTTAACTGACAGGGCTCATGCTGATAGTCATTTGAGTTTTTCTTTAAATCCTCCAAGTTATTCGGCAATTCAGTATAATACAGACGGGTATATTATTGCATACAGAGCGACTATTATTTTAAAAATTATAAGAGAATCTAAAAATATCAAAAAAGACTACACAGCAAAAGGGACGTATGACTTTTCAGTTGTGCCTAATGCCGTTATAACAGATCAAGAACGATTTGATGCCATAAAATTCAGTGCTATCAAGGCTATATCATCATTTGTAGCGCAGATATCTGCAGAGGGATCGAGACTATAA
- a CDS encoding GGDEF domain-containing protein, with translation MTIQTIIAKAVKRLKAEGKLLTPDFYAEAFCMEAKKANMQIEDCQHLAKFNEMLNKDLQKDLKNYNIKTMHEFIRFLISKLNRTNPTQCSDTLESETLLTKRILQVITVLHNKEASELAQKTLDLLEHGAQPEQLDQFRQRWVNFLTTYDDTFLQKLKEYGNVDTKDLQKTIENLQLACVSPEDVQSVNLQKISKLLIASFVPSIASSVNDTIASLSEKIQQNPALLESVSVAHEIRSAISLRIALDKETVKEMVESIDGVLDKLSLRLIDMIERSDTSNTEIQKIKKELESYSEESTVNFKLAHKKLFTIAVALEENTQLLSKDLKGHSDEVQALSRKVHTLEKELEAVKQESKEDFLTKLYNKRALDEFMNMKEGEYKRYGRNFAIVMFDIDHFKKVNDTYGHEAGDAVLSAFAKILKKESRTVDIIGRFGGEEFLSLLSETDLQGGVIFAEKVRKHVEKTRFVYKGKRIKVTVSAGISQRSDHISLEAAVNSADEYLYKAKKEGRNKAEYKK, from the coding sequence ATGACTATACAGACAATTATTGCCAAGGCTGTAAAAAGACTTAAGGCTGAGGGGAAGTTATTAACTCCGGATTTTTATGCCGAAGCTTTTTGCATGGAAGCAAAAAAGGCGAATATGCAGATTGAAGACTGCCAGCATTTGGCAAAATTCAATGAAATGCTCAATAAAGATTTGCAAAAAGATTTGAAAAACTACAACATCAAAACGATGCATGAATTTATCCGTTTTTTAATCTCCAAACTCAATAGAACCAATCCTACACAATGTTCTGACACTTTAGAATCTGAGACATTACTTACAAAAAGAATCCTGCAGGTTATTACTGTACTGCATAACAAAGAAGCGAGTGAACTTGCACAAAAGACACTTGATCTTTTAGAACACGGGGCACAGCCGGAGCAGTTAGACCAGTTTCGTCAGCGATGGGTCAATTTTTTAACAACTTACGATGATACCTTCTTACAAAAATTAAAAGAGTACGGCAATGTAGATACAAAAGATTTACAAAAAACTATTGAAAATTTACAATTGGCATGTGTTAGTCCAGAAGATGTTCAAAGTGTTAATTTACAAAAAATATCAAAACTTTTGATAGCCTCTTTTGTGCCTTCTATTGCTTCAAGTGTAAATGATACTATTGCTTCTTTAAGCGAAAAAATTCAGCAAAACCCTGCTTTACTTGAGAGTGTGAGTGTAGCACATGAAATAAGATCAGCAATATCTTTACGAATAGCTCTTGATAAAGAGACTGTCAAAGAGATGGTGGAATCTATTGACGGCGTGTTGGACAAACTTTCACTGCGACTCATAGATATGATTGAGCGCTCAGACACTTCAAATACAGAAATACAGAAGATTAAAAAAGAGCTGGAATCATATAGTGAAGAATCAACAGTAAATTTTAAACTCGCACATAAAAAGCTCTTTACTATCGCCGTTGCCTTGGAAGAAAATACGCAGCTTTTAAGTAAAGACTTAAAAGGGCACAGTGATGAAGTTCAGGCTTTGAGTAGAAAAGTACATACGCTTGAAAAAGAGCTTGAAGCGGTTAAGCAGGAGTCAAAAGAAGACTTTTTGACAAAACTTTATAATAAACGTGCACTTGATGAATTCATGAATATGAAAGAGGGTGAGTACAAACGGTATGGACGTAATTTTGCTATTGTAATGTTTGATATAGATCACTTTAAAAAGGTAAATGATACGTATGGCCACGAAGCAGGGGATGCAGTACTTTCAGCCTTTGCAAAAATACTCAAAAAAGAGAGCAGAACAGTAGATATTATAGGTCGTTTTGGTGGAGAAGAGTTTTTATCATTGCTGAGTGAAACAGACCTTCAAGGCGGGGTGATTTTTGCCGAAAAAGTTAGAAAGCATGTAGAAAAGACACGTTTCGTATATAAAGGAAAACGTATAAAGGTTACTGTGAGTGCCGGTATTTCTCAGCGTTCTGACCATATTTCGCTCGAAGCGGCTGTAAACTCTGCAGATGAGTATTTGTACAAAGCGAAAAAAGAGGGAAGAAATAAAGCGGAGTACAAAAAATAA
- a CDS encoding bifunctional folylpolyglutamate synthase/dihydrofolate synthase has translation MLQTFLDNKPLYYDKIDYARMPRIYERIKSALKIPKIIHLVGTNGKGTTGRFLASALYSLGFSVGHYTSPHILEFNERIWLDGKSVNDTVLNEAHTKLLSLLTPQKAETLSYFEYTTLLAIFLYQECDYVVLEAGLGGEYDATAVFENILTLVTPIDFDHEAFLGSEIESIATTKLNAVRTRAILANQPHEEVITVAKRIAQQKDVLIEEYDSLLNEQDSIKITKIAQNNNLPHYLKENLMLSIAALKILGIDYDVENFENAKLFGRLSQLGTNILVDVGHNTLAAKSIYETLKENKYILVYNSYKDKNYSEIIHILKPIIYHVEIIDVKDDRIEERNKLVQAIENLNITHKKFEGIETHENYLVFGSFSVVETFLKEYRE, from the coding sequence ATGCTGCAAACTTTTTTAGACAATAAACCACTTTATTATGACAAAATTGACTATGCTCGTATGCCTAGGATATATGAACGTATCAAAAGTGCATTGAAAATTCCAAAAATTATACATCTTGTCGGTACAAACGGCAAGGGAACGACAGGACGTTTTTTGGCATCTGCTTTGTATTCTTTGGGCTTTTCTGTCGGACATTACACTTCTCCGCATATTTTAGAGTTTAACGAGCGTATTTGGCTTGATGGAAAAAGTGTAAACGATACAGTTCTTAATGAGGCACATACAAAACTTTTATCACTTTTAACACCGCAAAAAGCAGAGACTTTGAGCTATTTTGAATATACAACACTGTTGGCAATATTTTTGTATCAGGAGTGTGATTATGTGGTACTAGAAGCCGGGCTTGGCGGTGAATATGATGCAACAGCCGTATTTGAAAATATTTTAACGCTTGTAACACCGATTGACTTTGACCATGAAGCTTTTTTGGGTTCAGAGATAGAATCTATTGCAACGACAAAACTCAATGCTGTAAGAACAAGAGCAATTTTAGCAAACCAGCCTCACGAAGAAGTAATTACAGTGGCCAAAAGAATTGCACAACAAAAAGACGTATTGATTGAAGAGTATGACAGTTTACTTAATGAACAAGATAGTATAAAAATTACAAAAATTGCACAAAACAACAATCTGCCTCATTATCTAAAAGAGAATTTGATGTTGAGTATTGCCGCTTTGAAGATTTTAGGCATTGATTATGACGTAGAGAATTTTGAGAACGCAAAATTATTTGGCAGGCTTTCACAACTAGGTACAAATATTCTTGTAGATGTTGGACACAATACTCTTGCTGCGAAGTCAATTTATGAAACTTTAAAAGAGAATAAATATATATTAGTTTATAATAGTTATAAAGATAAAAATTATAGCGAAATTATTCATATTTTAAAACCAATTATTTACCATGTAGAGATTATAGATGTAAAAGATGATAGAATAGAAGAGAGAAATAAATTAGTTCAGGCAATAGAAAATTTAAATATTACACATAAAAAGTTTGAAGGTATAGAGACGCATGAGAATTATCTTGTTTTCGGTTCTTTTAGTGTTGTAGAGACATTCTTAAAGGAGTATCGTGAATAA